Proteins from a single region of Chloroherpeton thalassium ATCC 35110:
- a CDS encoding T9SS type A sorting domain-containing protein, which yields MKQILYALLALFIVSWSADAFAFRTYTYSGGAGTSDSPYLIGDKADLQYLSENSSEWSYHFKQTADIAFTADDFAAGGDFYNSGAGFSPISFTAPFTGSYDGDGHTIDNLFINRSSSDYVGLFGLANAGVTIKNLGVTNVNIHGKGSTAGLAGYFISGAVVVNCYVTGEVTGSGSNVGGLIGFAGGGSYLHVQDSYATCKVTSSGSNVGGLVGFSQKDSISNCYATGEVSGVGYVGGLIGYANADTISDCHATGKVSGSGNYAGGLVGMATINSIISDCHATGEVSGVGYVGGLVGQLVTGCGISKSYATGKVSGSGDYAGGFIGYVSEASVVSNCYATGGASTNGNYAGGLIGNAPHASTSVSNCYAMGKVSAVVYYAGGLNGFNGASVSNCYAANNVSGGDYVGGITGVNTGTVQKTYWNTDSIATGIQAATTSGPEGKTTSEMKQAGTYADWDFTNTWGIDAAKNDGYPYLQWQTFEASAPAEYTGPSNDGNSDHLKVVVNGASGLTLNFVFHDDAPAAGVLPAGIARVSQYRWVIEKTAGTFSDAKIRVPVADLAGVVNKNKLTWLKRSTPGSGAWTNIGGTIVNDTLVSDAFSSFSEFVIGDSTSGDSPLPVELTSFNGASTNAGVVLNWKTAAETDNAGFVLYRNGAEIASYQNTNALEGQGTTSNETDYSYTDAEVFIGETYTYKLTSIDNSGEIHEYSQTFSVSVTETVAETSKPNEYALEQNYPNPFNPSTTITFSLKQAGLVTFQVFDILGRVIHKQVLNGNAGENTPISFDARGLNSGVYFYRIQSGAFSSTKKMILLK from the coding sequence ATGAAACAGATTCTTTACGCGTTGCTCGCCCTTTTTATCGTGAGCTGGAGCGCCGACGCTTTTGCGTTCAGAACATACACATATTCCGGCGGTGCTGGCACCTCGGATAGCCCGTACCTGATTGGCGACAAAGCCGATTTGCAGTATTTGAGCGAAAACTCTTCCGAGTGGAGCTACCACTTCAAGCAAACCGCCGACATCGCTTTTACGGCGGATGACTTTGCCGCCGGCGGCGACTTTTACAACAGCGGCGCGGGCTTTTCGCCCATCAGCTTTACTGCGCCGTTTACCGGTTCTTATGACGGCGACGGGCACACGATTGACAATCTTTTCATCAACCGCTCCTCATCGGACTATGTCGGCTTATTTGGTCTTGCGAACGCGGGCGTAACAATCAAAAACCTCGGGGTTACCAACGTGAACATCCATGGAAAAGGGAGCACTGCCGGGCTTGCCGGGTATTTCATAAGCGGCGCGGTAGTTGTTAACTGCTACGTAACGGGGGAGGTTACCGGTAGCGGGAGTAATGTCGGCGGCCTCATTGGTTTTGCCGGTGGGGGCAGCTACCTTCATGTTCAAGATAGTTATGCCACGTGTAAGGTTACCAGTAGCGGGAGTAATGTCGGCGGCCTTGTTGGTTTCAGCCAAAAAGATTCCATTTCTAACTGCTATGCAACGGGCGAAGTTTCCGGCGTCGGGTATGTCGGCGGCCTCATCGGGTATGCTAATGCCGACACGATTAGCGACTGCCATGCAACGGGCAAAGTTTCCGGTAGCGGCAATTACGCCGGCGGCCTCGTCGGGATGGCTACAATAAACAGCATAATTAGCGACTGCCATGCAACGGGCGAAGTTTCCGGCGTCGGGTATGTCGGCGGCCTTGTCGGGCAGCTAGTTACAGGCTGCGGCATTAGCAAGAGCTACGCAACGGGCAAAGTTTCCGGTAGCGGCGATTACGCCGGTGGCTTCATTGGTTATGTCAGCGAAGCATCGGTGGTGTCAAACTGCTATGCAACGGGCGGCGCTTCCACTAACGGCAATTACGCCGGTGGCCTCATTGGTAATGCCCCCCACGCATCGACGTCGGTGTCAAACTGCTATGCGATGGGCAAAGTTTCCGCTGTAGTGTACTATGCCGGTGGCCTCAACGGTTTTAACGGTGCTTCGGTGTCAAACTGCTATGCGGCGAACAATGTTTCCGGGGGAGACTATGTCGGCGGCATCACCGGCGTAAATACCGGCACGGTACAAAAAACCTATTGGAATACCGACTCCATTGCAACCGGTATCCAAGCTGCTACGACTTCGGGGCCGGAAGGCAAAACAACCAGCGAGATGAAGCAAGCCGGCACTTATGCCGACTGGGACTTTACAAACACATGGGGGATTGACGCCGCTAAAAACGACGGCTATCCGTATTTGCAGTGGCAAACGTTTGAAGCCAGCGCGCCCGCCGAATACACCGGCCCTTCGAACGACGGCAACAGCGACCATTTGAAAGTTGTCGTAAACGGCGCGTCTGGCTTGACGTTAAATTTTGTTTTCCATGACGACGCGCCGGCGGCGGGCGTCTTGCCGGCGGGCATTGCGCGCGTGAGCCAATATCGCTGGGTGATTGAAAAGACCGCCGGTACGTTCTCGGACGCGAAAATTCGCGTGCCGGTCGCAGATTTGGCGGGCGTGGTAAACAAAAATAAATTGACGTGGCTGAAACGCTCGACGCCGGGCAGCGGCGCATGGACGAACATCGGCGGAACGATTGTGAATGACACTTTGGTAAGCGACGCGTTTAGCAGCTTCTCGGAATTTGTCATCGGCGACTCGACAAGCGGCGACAGCCCGCTTCCGGTAGAGCTGACAAGCTTCAACGGCGCATCGACAAACGCTGGTGTCGTTTTGAATTGGAAAACCGCTGCCGAAACCGATAACGCAGGATTCGTGCTTTATCGCAATGGCGCGGAAATCGCTTCTTATCAAAATACCAATGCGCTTGAAGGTCAAGGCACCACAAGCAACGAAACTGATTACAGCTACACCGACGCGGAAGTATTTATCGGTGAAACGTACACCTATAAGCTCACAAGCATTGACAACTCCGGCGAGATTCACGAATATTCGCAAACCTTCAGTGTCAGCGTCACGGAAACGGTCGCGGAAACTTCAAAGCCGAACGAATATGCTTTGGAGCAAAACTATCCGAATCCGTTCAACCCTTCAACCACGATTACTTTTAGCTTGAAGCAAGCTGGCTTGGTCACGTTCCAAGTGTTCGACATTTTGGGACGGGTCATCCATAAGCAAGTGCTGAACGGCAACGCGGGCGAAAACACACCGATTTCCTTTGACGCCAGAGGCCTCAACAGCGGCGTTTATTTCTACAGAATTCAATCCGGCGCATTTTCTTCTACCAAAAAAATGATTCTACTAAAGTAA
- a CDS encoding RsmB/NOP family class I SAM-dependent RNA methyltransferase, producing MNLKFLLSHTLEAYELLCSEARPADAVLSEYLRARKYLGSHDRSFISETIYNLLRKELFLEAVVQKSAKGSSRPKSFKNVGVLYLFLLSDMDIERRALVDVFGEMASLAEPYFDALDAAYQAFTDTTKSKSTPILFLEKHAFPEWMTEELLKEFDEPTLQLIYESLNKPAPLALRANSLKISREALQKKLEKESIPTFLGKLSADALICKGRRRIIQSQCYQDGLCEIQDEGSQLISRLLDPKPKDTVLDACAGGGGKTLHLAALMKNKGAIFAYDVNPKRFGNIRQRIKRSGQQNIRLLDSPEKLAQFKNDWHEKIDCLLIDAPCTGSGTVRRNPDLKKRLTKEALQRITAQQAEILEEFSVLLKPNGKMLYATCSLFRDENEGQIESFLEKHPDFRLEPISSILENERHAAHAALQNKRFEGETYLKLRPDKDNTDGFFAAIFRKQ from the coding sequence ATGAATCTGAAGTTTTTGCTTTCCCATACGCTCGAGGCTTATGAACTCCTTTGCTCGGAAGCCCGTCCAGCGGATGCGGTGCTTTCCGAATACCTTCGCGCACGAAAATATCTCGGTTCTCACGATCGTAGTTTTATCAGCGAAACCATTTATAATTTGCTCAGAAAGGAGCTTTTCTTAGAAGCCGTTGTTCAAAAATCCGCCAAAGGCAGCTCGCGCCCAAAATCTTTTAAAAATGTTGGGGTGCTGTATCTCTTTCTTTTATCTGATATGGACATTGAGCGCCGGGCACTGGTTGATGTTTTTGGGGAAATGGCTTCGCTTGCTGAGCCTTATTTTGACGCGTTGGATGCGGCATATCAAGCATTTACAGATACGACAAAATCGAAATCCACGCCTATTTTATTTTTGGAAAAACATGCCTTTCCGGAATGGATGACTGAAGAACTGCTAAAAGAATTTGACGAACCCACACTTCAGCTCATTTACGAATCTTTGAACAAGCCGGCGCCGTTGGCATTGCGAGCCAATTCGCTGAAAATTTCACGAGAAGCCTTGCAGAAAAAATTGGAGAAAGAAAGCATTCCTACTTTTTTGGGAAAACTTTCTGCAGATGCTCTGATTTGTAAGGGGCGCCGCCGAATTATTCAATCTCAATGCTATCAAGACGGTCTTTGTGAGATTCAGGATGAAGGCAGCCAGCTGATTTCGCGCTTGCTTGATCCCAAACCGAAAGACACGGTTTTGGATGCTTGTGCGGGCGGCGGTGGCAAAACCTTGCATCTTGCAGCGCTGATGAAAAATAAAGGGGCAATTTTTGCTTATGATGTCAATCCAAAGCGTTTTGGCAACATTCGCCAGCGCATTAAGCGTTCTGGCCAGCAAAATATTCGCTTACTTGATAGTCCTGAAAAGCTGGCGCAGTTTAAAAACGATTGGCATGAGAAAATCGATTGCCTCTTGATTGATGCGCCTTGTACGGGTTCTGGTACAGTAAGGCGAAATCCTGATTTGAAAAAACGCCTAACAAAAGAAGCGCTTCAGCGCATTACCGCGCAACAAGCTGAAATTTTGGAGGAATTTTCGGTTTTGCTAAAACCTAACGGCAAAATGCTTTACGCAACCTGTTCACTTTTTCGTGATGAAAATGAAGGTCAAATCGAAAGCTTCTTGGAAAAGCATCCCGATTTCCGATTAGAGCCCATATCTTCGATTTTAGAAAATGAGCGACATGCAGCGCATGCAGCCTTGCAAAATAAGCGATTTGAAGGTGAAACTTACCTGAAGCTTCGCCCCGACAAAGACAACACCGACGGCTTTTTCGCTGCCATTTTTCGCAAACAGTAA
- a CDS encoding FAD-dependent oxidoreductase, which produces MVKKVDVLVIGGSAAGIVAATTGKAFYADKSFLVVRKEKEAVVPCGIPYIFGTLKTVEKNIIPEGHITDAGVELLCDEVTSIDKSEKRAETAGGISIAFDKLVIATGSLPKVPGWLKGTGLKNVFTIPKDKAYLAALNEHFDQSEKVVIIGGGFIGVELADELQKRGKAITLIEVMPHILNAAFDEEIGKRAEEILTEKGITLRLGCKVQALIGDEKVKAVQLSNGEEIEADTVILSTGYAPNVALAEKAGIKINELGSIRVDEYMRTEDKNIFAVGDCAEKFSFYTRIVKGLMLASTACSEARIAGMNLYKLSMLRTFSGTMSIFSTAIGGTTFASVGVTEQMAIERGFDIITGAVEGVDKHPKSLPNVSKQFVKLIVSRESGLILGGTVTGGASAGELINVLGVIISNKMTVHHVLSMQVATHPLLTSSPTSYPLIKAAEAVAKKIRDPKPVLH; this is translated from the coding sequence ATGGTTAAAAAAGTAGATGTTTTGGTTATCGGCGGCAGCGCGGCGGGCATTGTGGCTGCTACAACCGGCAAGGCGTTTTATGCGGACAAATCCTTTTTGGTGGTTCGCAAGGAAAAAGAGGCTGTGGTGCCGTGCGGCATCCCGTATATTTTTGGGACGCTGAAAACTGTTGAAAAAAACATCATCCCCGAAGGACATATCACCGACGCCGGTGTGGAGCTGCTCTGCGACGAAGTCACTTCCATCGATAAATCGGAAAAGCGTGCCGAAACTGCCGGTGGCATCAGCATTGCGTTTGATAAATTGGTCATCGCCACCGGTTCGCTTCCCAAAGTGCCAGGTTGGCTGAAAGGAACGGGCTTGAAAAATGTTTTCACCATTCCAAAAGACAAAGCCTATTTGGCAGCGCTGAACGAGCACTTTGACCAAAGCGAGAAAGTTGTGATTATCGGCGGCGGCTTTATCGGCGTGGAACTGGCCGACGAGCTTCAAAAGCGCGGCAAGGCCATCACGCTGATCGAGGTTATGCCGCATATTTTGAACGCCGCTTTTGATGAGGAAATCGGAAAACGCGCTGAAGAAATTTTGACCGAAAAAGGCATCACGCTCCGGCTCGGTTGCAAGGTGCAAGCGCTGATCGGCGACGAAAAAGTGAAGGCCGTTCAATTATCCAACGGCGAGGAAATCGAGGCCGACACCGTGATTCTTTCCACCGGCTACGCGCCAAATGTGGCATTAGCCGAGAAGGCTGGCATCAAAATTAACGAGCTTGGTTCGATTCGCGTCGATGAGTATATGCGAACCGAAGATAAGAACATTTTTGCCGTCGGCGACTGCGCCGAAAAGTTCAGCTTCTACACGCGCATCGTCAAAGGCTTGATGCTTGCTTCAACGGCTTGCTCGGAAGCCAGAATCGCCGGCATGAATTTATATAAACTTTCGATGCTGCGCACATTCAGCGGCACGATGTCGATTTTCTCGACAGCCATCGGCGGCACCACATTTGCGTCCGTCGGCGTAACCGAGCAAATGGCCATCGAGCGCGGTTTTGACATTATTACCGGCGCGGTGGAAGGCGTGGATAAACATCCGAAAAGCCTGCCAAATGTCAGCAAGCAATTTGTGAAGCTGATTGTTTCGCGCGAGTCGGGATTGATTCTCGGCGGCACGGTGACCGGCGGTGCAAGCGCGGGCGAATTGATTAACGTGCTCGGCGTGATTATCTCGAACAAAATGACGGTGCACCATGTGCTCTCGATGCAAGTGGCCACGCATCCGCTTTTGACCAGCTCGCCGACGAGCTATCCACTTATCAAGGCCGCAGAAGCGGTTGCCAAGAAAATCCGCGACCCAAAACCGGTTCTCCATTAA
- a CDS encoding ABC transporter ATP-binding protein, with protein sequence MNKGQGFQIQADAPTSGKGSGKGIDRALLKRLLHYVQPYKGLLIAATFLTIFGAGLSPLRPYLTKIAVDDYIAKNDLEGLVHISLLLGLVVLLDSAKIYGATYLTQLLGQRAVMALRMDIFKHLQKLSLRFFDRNPIGRLMTRATNDVESLNEMLSSGLVALIGDVFQLTFIIVLMIMLDWQLTLVTMSVLPIMVYITFLFKKKVRVVYQDVRTQVARLNSFLQEHITGMATIQLFGREPQEFEKHTEISAAHRDANIRSIHYYSIFYPTIEFLSSVAMGLIIWHSGARMLDGTLTVGIVISFVQFVTQFFRPLQDLSEKYNIMQTAISSAERIFSLLDEKEIIDEPKNPIALKEVKGHIRFENVSFAYNDENWVLRDIDFEVKPGEKVAIVGATGSGKTTIISLLSRFYDIQKGTISIDGNDIKQIHERVLRQHLGVVMQDVFLFSGTIRENITLGNPDITDEDIQKAAKLVGAAAFIQKLPGGYDYQVMERGGALSTGQRQLISFVRAMVYNPKILILDEATSSVDTETEYLIESAMQTLMKGRTSIVIAHRLSTVQRADKIIVLHKGVIREVGSHQELLQKRGLYYKLYLLQYPELLHKQAGFDEESLNTDVLS encoded by the coding sequence ATGAACAAAGGACAAGGATTTCAAATTCAAGCCGACGCCCCAACCTCGGGAAAAGGCTCAGGCAAAGGCATTGATCGCGCGCTGCTCAAACGGTTGCTACATTATGTTCAACCCTACAAAGGCTTGCTTATAGCCGCCACATTTCTTACCATTTTTGGTGCTGGGCTTTCACCGCTCCGCCCGTATCTGACCAAAATCGCCGTCGACGATTATATCGCTAAAAACGATCTCGAAGGCCTCGTTCACATCAGCCTTCTTCTTGGATTGGTCGTTCTACTTGATAGCGCAAAAATTTATGGCGCAACATATCTCACGCAATTGCTTGGCCAGCGCGCTGTGATGGCGCTTCGCATGGACATTTTCAAGCATTTGCAAAAACTTTCGCTTCGCTTTTTCGATCGCAACCCAATTGGCCGTTTGATGACGCGCGCCACGAACGATGTAGAATCGCTGAACGAAATGCTTTCAAGCGGCCTTGTGGCGCTCATCGGCGATGTGTTCCAGCTGACATTCATCATCGTCCTGATGATTATGCTCGATTGGCAACTCACGCTCGTAACCATGAGCGTCTTGCCTATCATGGTCTATATTACTTTTCTTTTTAAGAAAAAAGTCCGCGTGGTTTATCAGGATGTGCGCACGCAAGTTGCGCGCCTGAATTCGTTTTTGCAGGAACACATCACCGGCATGGCCACAATTCAGCTTTTCGGGCGTGAGCCGCAGGAATTTGAAAAACACACTGAAATTAGCGCCGCGCATCGCGATGCCAATATCCGATCGATTCATTACTACTCCATTTTTTACCCGACCATTGAATTTTTGAGCTCAGTTGCCATGGGCTTGATTATTTGGCACAGCGGCGCCAGAATGCTCGACGGCACACTTACGGTTGGCATTGTGATTTCGTTCGTGCAATTTGTGACGCAGTTTTTCAGGCCGCTGCAAGATCTTTCGGAAAAATACAACATCATGCAAACGGCGATTTCCAGCGCCGAACGCATTTTTTCACTGCTGGACGAAAAAGAAATCATCGATGAACCGAAAAATCCGATCGCGCTGAAAGAAGTGAAAGGCCACATTCGATTTGAAAACGTCTCGTTCGCTTATAACGATGAAAATTGGGTACTTCGCGATATCGATTTTGAGGTCAAGCCTGGCGAGAAAGTTGCAATTGTTGGCGCGACGGGCAGCGGCAAAACGACCATTATCAGCCTGCTTTCGCGCTTTTATGATATTCAAAAAGGGACGATTTCCATCGATGGAAATGACATCAAGCAAATCCACGAACGCGTTTTGCGCCAGCATCTTGGCGTTGTGATGCAGGATGTGTTTCTCTTTTCGGGCACGATTCGCGAAAATATCACCCTCGGTAATCCAGACATCACGGACGAAGACATTCAGAAAGCGGCGAAACTTGTCGGCGCGGCGGCGTTTATCCAAAAATTGCCCGGCGGTTATGATTATCAAGTTATGGAACGCGGCGGCGCACTTTCGACCGGCCAGCGCCAATTGATTTCGTTTGTTCGCGCGATGGTTTATAATCCCAAGATTTTGATTTTGGACGAAGCCACCAGTTCCGTCGACACCGAAACGGAATATTTGATCGAATCTGCGATGCAAACCTTAATGAAAGGCCGCACCTCGATTGTGATTGCGCACCGACTTTCTACTGTGCAACGCGCCGACAAAATCATCGTGCTGCACAAGGGTGTGATTCGCGAGGTCGGCTCGCACCAAGAATTGTTGCAAAAGCGCGGGCTGTACTACAAGCTTTACCTCTTGCAATATCCTGAACTCTTGCACAAACAAGCCGGCTTCGACGAGGAAAGCTTGAACACAGATGTTTTGAGTTAG
- a CDS encoding T9SS type A sorting domain-containing protein: protein MNLLKRLFLLTLAVLFFCKNLSFAQTAVAPDIGDGTEGNPYQIATWQNLYWLSIHSDQWGKHYKQVANIDIGGIGSIGGSGWSPIGNSGVTAFTGVYDGNGKTVYGLTIDRPVTDYVGLFGYLRGVDAVIKNLRVKNASVSGKDDVGVLVGHNLSGTIENCCALGEANGSQSVGGLVGRNEANGKIRCCYASGSVSGVGAYIGGLVGENVHSTIENCYAISGVSGDTYIGGLVGNNYEALVTHCYAYGGVTFSNAYGGYLVGQMYNASIVSSVCRKSEKVPPVGLGAGGLGVTDEEMRLPATYLSLGWDFAGESDNGDEDYWNHDGERSLGCPFLNWEANGKNDDDDAEISGGSSDEFDFSNAGAWVAFVESNSDDVILNILQTDATPNIEGSLPEGISTLSPLYWTGNVVLGEINGKYNIKLDLTGITGIENCGTLHVLKRENNTQPWKDVETDLGATLDRSDCPNSITVEGLTSFSDFVIAGGADNPLPVELSGFSGASTNDGVRLNWKTAAETDNAGFVLYRNDAEIASYQNTDALKGAGTTSGETAYSFVDSDVYLGESYTYKIASVDISGTAYEYETTVSVKITESMESEAETKAYEYALEQNYPNPFNPSTLIRFSLKQAGNTTLRVFDMLGREILSKQFTGKAGWNAYQFNASGLSSGMYYYQISSGSFVETKKMMLLK from the coding sequence ATGAATCTTCTTAAACGCTTATTTTTATTGACATTAGCTGTTTTATTTTTTTGCAAAAACTTGTCGTTTGCGCAAACCGCCGTGGCTCCCGACATTGGAGACGGCACGGAAGGCAATCCCTATCAAATTGCCACATGGCAAAATCTCTATTGGCTTTCCATCCATTCCGACCAATGGGGAAAGCATTACAAACAAGTTGCAAATATTGACATCGGTGGGATCGGATCGATAGGCGGAAGCGGCTGGTCGCCTATCGGAAACAGTGGCGTGACGGCCTTCACCGGCGTCTACGATGGCAACGGAAAAACCGTTTATGGTCTAACAATAGACCGCCCCGTAACAGATTATGTCGGCCTGTTCGGATATTTACGCGGTGTAGATGCGGTCATCAAAAACCTTCGCGTGAAAAATGCCTCCGTTTCGGGAAAAGACGATGTCGGCGTTCTGGTTGGCCATAATTTATCCGGTACGATTGAAAATTGCTGTGCGTTAGGCGAAGCAAACGGGAGTCAGAGTGTCGGCGGATTGGTCGGGCGAAATGAGGCAAATGGAAAAATTCGGTGTTGCTATGCGTCAGGGAGCGTATCTGGCGTCGGGGCATATATCGGCGGATTGGTCGGTGAAAATGTCCATAGCACGATCGAAAATTGCTATGCCATAAGCGGGGTTTCCGGCGATACTTACATTGGCGGACTTGTCGGGAATAACTACGAGGCGCTCGTTACACATTGCTATGCGTATGGCGGCGTCACGTTTAGCAATGCGTATGGCGGTTATCTCGTCGGGCAAATGTATAACGCATCAATCGTTTCGTCGGTTTGCCGAAAAAGTGAGAAAGTCCCGCCTGTCGGTTTGGGCGCCGGCGGTTTGGGGGTAACGGACGAAGAAATGCGTTTACCGGCAACCTATCTGTCGTTAGGCTGGGACTTTGCAGGAGAAAGCGATAACGGCGATGAGGATTATTGGAATCACGACGGAGAGCGTAGTCTTGGCTGTCCCTTTCTTAATTGGGAGGCCAACGGCAAGAACGACGATGATGACGCGGAAATTTCGGGTGGCAGTTCGGACGAATTTGATTTTTCAAACGCCGGCGCTTGGGTAGCGTTTGTAGAATCCAATTCGGACGACGTGATATTAAACATCTTGCAGACCGATGCAACGCCAAATATAGAGGGCTCTTTGCCCGAAGGAATTTCCACTCTTTCACCGCTTTACTGGACGGGAAATGTGGTTTTGGGAGAAATCAACGGCAAGTATAACATCAAGCTTGATTTAACCGGAATTACGGGCATTGAAAATTGCGGAACGCTTCACGTTTTGAAACGAGAAAACAATACGCAGCCGTGGAAAGACGTCGAAACTGATTTAGGCGCAACGCTTGATCGATCCGATTGCCCAAATTCAATTACGGTAGAAGGCTTGACTTCATTTTCGGATTTTGTGATTGCCGGCGGCGCGGATAACCCGCTTCCGGTAGAACTTTCAGGCTTCAGCGGCGCGTCCACAAACGACGGCGTCCGATTGAATTGGAAAACCGCTGCCGAAACCGATAACGCAGGCTTCGTGCTTTATCGCAACGACGCGGAAATCGCTTCTTATCAAAATACCGATGCGCTCAAAGGTGCAGGGACAACAAGCGGCGAAACCGCTTACAGCTTTGTAGACTCAGATGTGTATCTCGGCGAAAGCTACACGTACAAAATTGCCAGTGTCGATATTTCGGGAACTGCCTATGAATACGAAACAACCGTCAGCGTGAAAATCACCGAATCGATGGAAAGTGAAGCTGAAACGAAGGCTTACGAATATGCGCTCGAGCAAAATTACCCAAATCCGTTCAACCCGAGCACGCTCATTCGCTTTAGCCTGAAGCAAGCTGGAAACACAACGCTACGGGTTTTTGACATGCTGGGTCGTGAAATTCTGAGCAAACAGTTCACGGGAAAAGCCGGTTGGAACGCGTACCAATTTAACGCAAGTGGCTTATCAAGCGGCATGTATTATTACCAAATATCCTCCGGCTCATTTGTAGAAACCAAGAAAATGATGCTGTTGAAGTAA
- a CDS encoding EutN/CcmL family microcompartment protein, whose product MLLCRVIGSVVSTHKNKNLAQAKLLFVKPVDVNQKFTKEREFIAIDTVDAGEGDLVLVAQEGSVVKQIMQSKFVPANAIILGVVDGLHICESETAAS is encoded by the coding sequence ATGTTGCTTTGTAGAGTGATCGGCTCGGTGGTTTCAACACATAAAAATAAAAATTTGGCACAGGCGAAACTGCTTTTTGTCAAGCCGGTCGATGTGAATCAAAAGTTCACGAAGGAACGCGAATTTATTGCGATCGATACGGTCGACGCTGGCGAAGGCGACCTGGTTTTGGTAGCGCAAGAAGGCTCTGTGGTCAAGCAAATTATGCAGTCGAAGTTTGTTCCGGCCAACGCCATTATTTTGGGCGTTGTTGACGGCCTTCACATTTGCGAGTCGGAGACCGCTGCGAGTTAA
- a CDS encoding BspA family leucine-rich repeat surface protein, whose translation MKITLPTKLKGIVFLLGLLWLNTSTVFAQPMEFIFNITSVPATVELPLYGSVDVNVVWGDGDSDSYMAPGDKSHEYTTTGQKTVTISGTLTQFGKGSNGSWAGVEYLAQVNSFGSLTGFTSISGAFNNADNLTSVPTVLPSTVNNLNYTFMNIDQASITNLESWDVSAVLDMQSMFSGAASFNQNISGWNVSGAMNMVEMFYNATAFDQNIGGWNISAVEEMDDMFYGATLSTANYDALLIGWAAQTVQSEVIFHGGNSQYSTGAAATARQSLIDDYYWGITDGGQIDAPLPVSLSSFSGTSIESGVRLNWQTASEAGNAGFLLYRNGEEIASYQNTDALKGQGTTSSETNYSFTDSDVNLWETYTYKLTSIDNSGDIHEYSESVSVTITEDYVSDTKATAYTLEQNYPNPFNPSTTINFSLKQAGKVAFQVFDILGRVVYKEILNGNAGENTPITFEGKNLNSGVYFYRISANGYSETKKMMLLK comes from the coding sequence ATGAAAATTACTTTACCCACCAAGCTAAAAGGAATCGTTTTCCTTTTAGGATTGCTTTGGTTAAACACCTCTACGGTCTTTGCGCAACCGATGGAATTTATCTTCAACATTACATCTGTTCCTGCCACCGTAGAATTACCGCTGTATGGCTCTGTGGATGTCAATGTCGTCTGGGGAGATGGTGATAGTGACAGTTATATGGCACCGGGCGACAAAAGCCACGAATACACAACCACCGGTCAAAAAACGGTCACTATTTCTGGAACTTTAACCCAATTTGGAAAGGGCTCTAACGGTAGCTGGGCAGGCGTTGAATATTTAGCACAAGTCAATAGTTTTGGAAGCTTAACCGGATTTACCTCGATTTCAGGCGCTTTTAACAACGCTGACAATCTTACCTCTGTCCCAACAGTGCTACCTTCGACGGTGAACAACCTAAACTACACATTTATGAATATTGATCAGGCATCCATTACGAATCTTGAAAGTTGGGATGTTAGCGCCGTCCTCGATATGCAAAGTATGTTTAGCGGTGCGGCTTCATTTAACCAAAACATCAGCGGTTGGAATGTCAGCGGCGCTATGAACATGGTGGAGATGTTTTACAATGCCACCGCATTTGACCAAAATATCGGCGGTTGGAACATCAGCGCTGTAGAAGAAATGGATGATATGTTTTACGGGGCAACGCTCTCTACGGCGAATTATGATGCGTTGCTTATCGGCTGGGCAGCGCAAACCGTCCAAAGCGAGGTGATTTTTCACGGCGGAAACAGCCAATATTCAACTGGCGCCGCGGCTACTGCTCGCCAAAGCCTTATTGATGACTACTATTGGGGCATAACTGACGGCGGCCAGATTGATGCGCCATTACCTGTTTCATTATCTAGCTTCTCGGGGACATCGATTGAGAGCGGTGTTAGGCTCAATTGGCAAACGGCATCGGAAGCAGGAAATGCCGGATTTTTGCTTTACCGCAACGGCGAGGAAATCGCTTCTTATCAAAATACCGATGCCTTGAAAGGCCAAGGCACAACCAGCAGCGAAACAAACTACAGCTTCACTGATTCAGATGTAAATCTTTGGGAAACATACACTTATAAATTGACCAGCATCGATAATTCTGGCGACATTCACGAGTATTCAGAAAGCGTGAGTGTTACCATCACCGAAGACTATGTCAGCGACACCAAAGCGACAGCTTACACTTTAGAGCAAAACTACCCGAACCCGTTCAACCCAAGCACCACCATTAATTTTAGCTTGAAGCAAGCAGGAAAGGTTGCTTTTCAAGTGTTCGACATTTTGGGGCGCGTGGTTTATAAAGAAATTCTGAACGGAAATGCCGGAGAAAACACGCCGATTACGTTTGAAGGGAAAAATCTCAACAGCGGCGTTTATTTCTATCGAATTAGCGCCAATGGCTATTCCGAAACCAAGAAGATGATGCTCTTGAAGTAA